One window of Jannaschia sp. CCS1 genomic DNA carries:
- a CDS encoding AMP-binding protein: MAIFQSRRGSVVVPDQSVTQLLFEGLAGRGGAIAIVDGPSGRMVTAEDLMARIKAVAGGLTARGVLPGGTIAILAPNIPEYPVVFHGVAWGGGTVTTINPTYTAPEIRHQLEDAGAVMLVTISMFEESAREAMVGTACQELVVLDGGGGDGALDMNDILGEELPEQAPGDWAEDVVVLPYSSGTTGKPKGVMLTHRNLVANVTQGAAASEITPDDKAIAFLPFFHIYGMTVLMNLFLNQSATIITMPRFDLELYLRLIQEHQATRLYIVPPVALALAKHPLVEDYDVSSVTQIVSGAAPLGAEIEAAVGARFGAVSVQAYGMTELSPISHLTGVDEIRHGSSGQAVPSTECRIVDPETLEDLPAGMEGELWIRGPQVMKGYLNNPDATAETMAEGGWLRTGDLAEIDEDGFMFIRDRLKELIKYKGFQVAPAEVEAALCACDGVTDAAVIGRNDAEAGELPIAFVVTAGSIDEATLRSHCEGCLASYKRPVEYRFVDNVPKSASGKILRRELRDAL; the protein is encoded by the coding sequence ATGGCTATTTTCCAAAGTCGCCGGGGCTCTGTCGTGGTGCCGGATCAATCGGTGACGCAGCTCTTGTTTGAGGGCCTGGCGGGCCGCGGCGGTGCGATCGCGATCGTGGATGGTCCCAGCGGGCGAATGGTCACCGCCGAGGACCTGATGGCCCGGATCAAGGCCGTGGCCGGTGGCCTGACCGCACGCGGCGTTCTGCCCGGCGGGACCATCGCTATTCTGGCCCCCAACATCCCCGAATATCCCGTCGTCTTTCACGGCGTGGCCTGGGGCGGCGGCACGGTCACAACGATCAACCCCACCTACACGGCGCCTGAGATCCGCCACCAGCTGGAGGATGCGGGCGCGGTCATGCTGGTCACCATCTCCATGTTCGAGGAGAGCGCGCGCGAGGCGATGGTGGGCACGGCCTGCCAGGAACTTGTCGTACTCGACGGGGGCGGTGGCGACGGCGCATTGGATATGAACGACATTCTGGGTGAAGAGCTGCCCGAACAGGCCCCCGGCGACTGGGCGGAAGATGTCGTTGTCCTGCCCTATTCCAGCGGGACCACCGGCAAGCCCAAGGGCGTGATGCTGACCCACCGCAATCTGGTGGCCAATGTGACCCAGGGGGCCGCCGCATCGGAGATTACCCCGGACGACAAGGCCATCGCCTTCCTGCCGTTTTTCCATATCTACGGCATGACGGTGCTGATGAACCTGTTCCTGAACCAGAGCGCCACGATCATCACCATGCCCCGGTTCGATCTGGAGCTTTACCTGCGCCTGATCCAGGAACATCAGGCCACGCGGCTTTATATCGTGCCTCCGGTCGCGCTGGCGCTGGCCAAGCACCCGCTGGTGGAAGACTACGATGTCTCGTCCGTGACGCAGATCGTCTCGGGCGCGGCGCCCCTGGGAGCCGAGATCGAGGCGGCTGTCGGCGCGCGGTTCGGCGCGGTATCGGTGCAGGCTTATGGCATGACCGAGTTGAGCCCGATCAGCCATCTGACTGGCGTGGATGAGATCCGCCATGGGTCAAGCGGGCAGGCGGTGCCGTCCACCGAGTGCCGGATCGTGGACCCCGAGACGCTGGAAGACCTGCCCGCCGGGATGGAGGGGGAGCTGTGGATCCGCGGCCCGCAGGTGATGAAGGGCTACCTGAACAATCCCGACGCCACGGCAGAGACCATGGCCGAGGGAGGGTGGCTGCGCACCGGCGATTTGGCGGAGATCGATGAAGACGGCTTCATGTTCATCCGCGACCGTTTGAAAGAGCTGATCAAATACAAGGGCTTCCAGGTCGCACCGGCCGAGGTGGAGGCCGCGCTTTGCGCCTGCGACGGCGTCACGGATGCCGCCGTCATCGGCCGCAATGATGCGGAGGCGGGCGAATTGCCCATCGCCTTCGTGGTCACCGCAGGCAGCATTGACGAGGCCACCCTGCGCAGCCATTGCGAGGGGTGTCTGGCCAGCTACAAGCGACCGGTGGAATATCGGTTTGTTGACAATGTGCCCAAATCGGCCAGCGGCAAGATCCTGCGCCGGGAGTTGCGGGACGCGTTGTAG
- a CDS encoding crotonase/enoyl-CoA hydratase family protein, whose product MDTLDVTVDARGVATLTLNRVDVHNAMNAAMIAELANAAQRLGRDPAVRVVVLTGAGKSFCAGGDLAWMRAQMAADAETRAREARGLAEMLGALDRLPKPLIGRIQGQAFGGGVGLMSVCDVAVGVNGATFGLTEVRLGLIPATIGPYVVARMGAARARRVFFSGRRFGAEEAVALGLLARTVPEADLDAAVEAEVTPYLAAAPGAVADSKALVARLGGGVSDADITATIDALVGRWESAEAADGIAAFFDKRKPGWVET is encoded by the coding sequence ATGGACACTTTGGATGTAACGGTGGACGCGCGCGGGGTGGCCACTCTGACGCTGAACCGGGTGGACGTGCACAACGCCATGAACGCCGCGATGATCGCGGAGCTGGCAAATGCGGCCCAACGTTTGGGTCGTGACCCGGCGGTGCGGGTCGTGGTGCTGACCGGGGCGGGCAAAAGCTTCTGCGCGGGCGGTGATCTGGCCTGGATGCGCGCGCAGATGGCGGCGGACGCGGAGACGCGCGCGAGGGAGGCCCGCGGTCTGGCCGAGATGTTGGGGGCGCTCGACCGTCTGCCCAAGCCGCTGATCGGGCGCATTCAGGGGCAGGCCTTCGGCGGTGGCGTTGGCCTGATGTCGGTCTGCGATGTGGCGGTGGGCGTCAACGGTGCAACATTCGGCCTGACGGAGGTGCGCCTTGGTCTGATCCCGGCCACCATCGGGCCCTATGTCGTGGCGCGGATGGGGGCTGCGCGGGCGCGGCGGGTGTTCTTCTCGGGCCGCCGCTTCGGCGCGGAGGAGGCGGTGGCGCTTGGCCTGTTGGCCCGCACCGTGCCTGAGGCGGATCTGGATGCCGCCGTCGAGGCAGAGGTGACGCCGTATCTTGCCGCGGCCCCCGGAGCCGTGGCCGACAGCAAGGCGCTGGTAGCGCGGCTTGGCGGCGGCGTCTCGGACGCGGATATCACCGCCACGATTGACGCCCTTGTGGGCCGTTGGGAAAGCGCGGAAGCCGCCGACGGGATCGCGGCATTCTTCGACAAGCGCAAACCCGGATGGGTCGAGACCTAG
- a CDS encoding hydroxymethylglutaryl-CoA lyase: MTEWVDIFEVGPRDGLQNEARLIPTDDKIALINLLSRAGFRRIEVASFVSPKWVPQMADGADVLAGITRAPGVSYAALTPNMRGYDGALGAKADEIAIFASASEGFSKANLNATIAESLVRFADVAQAARAAGVPMRGYVSCVTQCPFDGETPPENVARVAAALRDMGAYEISLGDTLGRAYPAQVDAMLAAVLPEVPAGRLAGHFHDTSGRALDNVDAALARGLRVFDGAVGGLGGCPYAPGAKGNVATEALDAHLRRRGFETGLDADVLARAGALARGLRKE, from the coding sequence ATGACTGAATGGGTGGACATCTTCGAGGTTGGTCCCCGCGATGGCCTGCAGAACGAGGCGCGGCTGATCCCGACGGACGACAAGATCGCGCTGATTAACCTGCTCTCGCGCGCCGGATTCCGGCGGATCGAGGTGGCGTCCTTCGTCTCACCCAAATGGGTGCCGCAGATGGCGGATGGGGCCGACGTTCTGGCCGGGATCACGCGGGCGCCGGGTGTCAGCTACGCGGCCCTGACGCCGAATATGCGCGGCTATGACGGCGCTCTCGGGGCCAAGGCCGATGAGATCGCGATTTTCGCCAGCGCCTCGGAAGGGTTCTCCAAGGCCAACCTCAACGCCACGATTGCCGAGAGCCTTGTTCGGTTCGCCGATGTGGCGCAGGCCGCCAGGGCGGCGGGTGTGCCGATGCGGGGCTATGTCTCCTGCGTCACGCAATGCCCGTTTGACGGAGAAACCCCGCCTGAGAATGTCGCCCGTGTGGCCGCCGCCCTGCGCGACATGGGGGCCTATGAAATATCGCTCGGCGACACCCTAGGGCGGGCCTACCCCGCGCAGGTCGATGCGATGCTGGCGGCGGTGTTGCCGGAGGTGCCGGCGGGCAGGCTTGCGGGACATTTCCACGACACATCCGGGCGCGCGCTGGACAATGTGGACGCGGCGCTGGCGCGGGGATTGCGCGTGTTCGACGGTGCCGTGGGCGGCCTTGGGGGCTGCCCCTATGCGCCCGGCGCCAAGGGCAATGTGGCGACGGAGGCGTTGGACGCGCATCTGCGCCGACGCGGGTTCGAGACGGGTCTGGATGCCGATGTGCTGGCCCGGGCCGGGGCTTTGGCGCGCGGTTTGCGGAAGGAATGA
- a CDS encoding ASCH domain-containing protein, which translates to MSSIGQDEGGSGVTLTELRAKYPGAETSIFGDSATLSAELLALVRKGVKRATCTAMADVASGEDAMPQIGRIDIFTTFDGRPALATRTLELRLVRFCDMTEEMALAEGEDETLAGWQEGHGRYYRRLGIFAPDMELIWERFEVVEDLGAVD; encoded by the coding sequence ATGAGTTCTATTGGCCAAGATGAAGGGGGGAGCGGTGTGACCCTGACGGAGTTGAGAGCCAAGTATCCGGGCGCGGAAACCAGTATTTTCGGCGACTCCGCAACGCTGTCAGCCGAGTTGCTGGCGCTGGTGCGCAAGGGCGTGAAACGCGCGACCTGCACGGCGATGGCCGATGTTGCGTCCGGCGAAGATGCCATGCCCCAGATCGGACGCATCGATATCTTCACGACGTTTGACGGACGGCCTGCATTGGCGACCCGGACCCTGGAGCTGCGGCTGGTGCGGTTCTGCGACATGACCGAAGAGATGGCGTTGGCCGAGGGGGAGGACGAAACCCTCGCCGGTTGGCAGGAAGGCCATGGGCGCTACTACCGGCGGCTGGGCATCTTCGCGCCGGACATGGAGCTGATCTGGGAGCGGTTCGAGGTGGTGGAAGATCTGGGGGCGGTTGATTGA
- a CDS encoding carboxyl transferase domain-containing protein, protein MRLKSSFVAGSDDARANRAAHLEALDVVREAADLAAAGGGERSRARHVSRGKMLPRERVANLLDPGSPFLEVGAVAGHGLYDGAAPCGGVIAGVGRVHGREVMVVCNDATVKGGTYYPITVKKHLRAQEIAEECGLPCVYLVDSGGANLPNQDEVFPDRDHFGRIFYNQARMSAKGIAQIAVVMGSCTAGGAYVPAMADVSIIVKEQGTIFLAGPPLVKAATGEVVSAEDLGGGDVHTRLSGVADYLAEDDNHALALARRAVGSLDGFREDYGVSLGGRPPAYDPEDLLGVVPASLTTPYDIREVIARVVDDSYFDEFKARFGETIVCGFAEVMGLPVGIIANNGVLFSEAAQKAAHFVELCSSRKIPLVFLQNITGFMVGRKYENEGIARHGAKMVTAVATTSVPKVTMLVGGSFGAGNYGMAGRAYSPRFLWSWPNSRISVMGGAQAAGVLATVKRDALERAGEDWSAEAEAAFKQPTIDMFEEQSHPLYASARLWDDGVVDPRKTREVLGLSLAAALNAPIDETRFGVFRM, encoded by the coding sequence ATGAGATTGAAATCATCCTTTGTTGCGGGATCAGATGACGCCCGAGCCAACCGTGCGGCGCATCTGGAGGCGCTGGACGTGGTCCGCGAGGCGGCGGATCTGGCGGCTGCGGGCGGGGGTGAGCGGTCGCGGGCGCGCCATGTCTCGCGGGGGAAAATGCTGCCGCGGGAGCGGGTGGCGAACCTGCTGGACCCGGGCTCTCCGTTTCTGGAGGTTGGCGCGGTTGCGGGGCACGGGCTCTATGACGGGGCAGCCCCCTGTGGCGGCGTGATCGCGGGCGTGGGCCGTGTCCATGGGCGCGAGGTGATGGTGGTCTGCAACGATGCCACCGTGAAGGGCGGCACGTATTATCCGATCACGGTCAAGAAGCACCTGCGCGCGCAAGAGATCGCCGAGGAGTGTGGATTACCTTGTGTATATCTTGTGGATAGCGGCGGCGCGAACCTGCCCAATCAGGACGAGGTCTTCCCGGACCGCGACCATTTCGGGCGCATCTTTTACAATCAGGCGCGCATGTCCGCCAAGGGCATCGCGCAGATCGCGGTCGTGATGGGCTCGTGTACGGCGGGCGGGGCCTATGTGCCTGCAATGGCGGATGTGTCCATCATCGTGAAGGAGCAGGGCACGATCTTTCTGGCCGGCCCACCTTTGGTGAAGGCGGCGACCGGAGAGGTTGTTTCAGCGGAAGATCTGGGCGGCGGCGACGTGCATACGCGGCTGTCGGGCGTGGCCGATTATCTGGCCGAAGACGACAATCATGCGCTGGCCTTGGCGCGGCGGGCCGTTGGGTCGCTGGACGGGTTCCGCGAAGACTACGGCGTCAGCTTGGGCGGGCGGCCCCCGGCCTATGACCCCGAAGACTTGCTTGGCGTCGTGCCCGCATCCCTGACCACGCCCTACGACATCCGGGAGGTCATCGCGCGCGTCGTCGACGACAGCTATTTCGACGAGTTCAAGGCGCGGTTCGGGGAGACAATTGTGTGTGGTTTCGCCGAGGTCATGGGTCTGCCCGTGGGCATCATCGCCAACAACGGCGTGCTGTTTTCCGAGGCCGCCCAGAAGGCGGCGCATTTCGTGGAATTGTGCTCCAGCCGCAAGATCCCGTTGGTTTTCCTGCAGAATATCACCGGCTTCATGGTGGGGCGCAAATACGAGAATGAAGGCATCGCGCGCCACGGGGCCAAGATGGTGACGGCTGTGGCGACCACATCTGTGCCAAAGGTGACGATGCTGGTGGGCGGGTCGTTCGGGGCGGGAAACTACGGCATGGCGGGACGCGCCTATTCGCCCCGGTTCCTGTGGTCGTGGCCCAATTCGCGGATTTCCGTGATGGGGGGCGCGCAGGCGGCGGGGGTTTTGGCCACGGTCAAACGCGACGCGTTGGAGCGGGCGGGCGAGGACTGGTCGGCGGAGGCGGAGGCCGCCTTCAAGCAGCCCACGATTGATATGTTCGAGGAACAGTCGCATCCCTTGTATGCGTCCGCGCGGCTTTGGGATGACGGGGTCGTGGACCCTCGAAAAACGCGCGAAGTCTTGGGGCTGTCGCTGGCGGCCGCGCTGAATGCCCCGATTGATGAGACGCGCTTTGGCGTCTTCCGTATGTGA
- a CDS encoding NADH-quinone oxidoreductase subunit A: MTELLTEYAPILIFLGLAIGLALVLILAAVVVAVSNPDPEKVSAYECGFNAFDDARMKFDVRFYLVAILFIIFDLEIAFLFPWATAFPGLSDLAFWSMMVFLGVLTIGFAYEWKKGALDWE, encoded by the coding sequence ATGACCGAGCTTCTCACCGAATACGCCCCGATCCTGATCTTTCTGGGACTGGCCATTGGCCTGGCTTTGGTGCTGATCCTCGCGGCGGTGGTGGTCGCAGTCAGCAACCCGGACCCCGAAAAGGTCAGCGCCTACGAATGCGGCTTCAATGCGTTCGATGATGCGCGGATGAAGTTCGATGTGCGCTTCTATCTGGTGGCGATCCTGTTCATCATCTTTGACCTGGAAATCGCCTTCCTGTTCCCCTGGGCCACGGCCTTCCCGGGCCTCAGCGATCTGGCATTCTGGTCGATGATGGTGTTCCTGGGCGTGCTGACCATCGGCTTTGCCTATGAGTGGAAGAAGGGTGCGCTGGACTGGGAGTGA
- a CDS encoding glutathione S-transferase family protein, which yields MIRLHHVQWGRSFRVLWLLQEMGITPEIAGYEIGTRGMRAADFLNRSPAGRIPALEIDGISVFESAAILQYLCESRPEHGFGRPPGHPDRVAYLQAMGFAETQASLIEQLNLNHLFLRPPAKPSPTVIKLNTLRLADTLRALDGMIDSDYLLPSGFSAADAMLGFNLFAAPYYVRLDPWPNLQAYWARLTARPGFQAAAALEGPQTFYAKDFYEVPVDD from the coding sequence ATGATCAGGCTTCATCACGTACAATGGGGGCGGTCGTTCCGGGTCCTGTGGCTGTTGCAGGAAATGGGGATCACGCCAGAGATTGCGGGCTATGAAATCGGTACGCGGGGTATGCGCGCGGCCGATTTTTTGAACCGCTCGCCTGCGGGCCGGATCCCGGCGCTGGAGATCGATGGCATCAGCGTGTTTGAGAGTGCCGCGATCCTCCAATATCTATGCGAAAGCCGCCCCGAGCATGGGTTTGGCCGCCCGCCGGGGCATCCGGACCGGGTCGCCTATCTTCAAGCCATGGGCTTTGCGGAAACGCAGGCTTCGCTGATCGAGCAGCTCAACCTCAATCATCTGTTTCTACGTCCCCCGGCCAAGCCGTCACCCACGGTGATCAAGCTGAACACGCTGAGGCTGGCCGATACATTGCGGGCGCTGGACGGGATGATTGACAGCGACTACCTGCTGCCGTCGGGCTTCTCGGCCGCCGATGCGATGCTGGGCTTCAATCTGTTTGCTGCCCCCTATTACGTGCGCCTCGATCCCTGGCCCAACCTGCAAGCCTATTGGGCGCGGTTGACGGCGCGGCCCGGGTTTCAGGCGGCGGCTGCGCTGGAAGGCCCGCAGACATTCTATGCGAAGGACTTCTACGAGGTGCCGGTCGATGACTGA
- a CDS encoding CAP domain-containing protein, with the protein MSQASEVELLMLELINQERTSRGLDPLTINNDLNASSEDHSQWMLNTDTFDHTGVGGSSATDRIEAAGYELEGSWQTAENIGWQSERGAEGIADDVADIHQSLMNSPGHRANILDPNLEDIGIGVETGDFEGFDGVMITQNFGSTDAISDVPEQETAPIVVSGTPAPVVEPTPTAEEVVVAEAPVVVAGNGPIVTTGTTSSNATVTATSGPEGPSVEVGGEGNFAADGTATSGGETVTDSASGGSLANPAPDDNTTPMAPTGDLATMFDDVFDTFDFSNLFAADDGADDVNMVTAFEGTIATPEGTVTTSDPAEFDAMFMDMAALSALSCTDHMEFG; encoded by the coding sequence ATGAGCCAAGCAAGTGAAGTCGAGCTGCTAATGCTGGAGCTGATCAACCAGGAACGCACATCGCGTGGGTTGGATCCTTTGACCATTAACAACGACCTCAACGCATCAAGCGAAGATCACAGTCAATGGATGCTGAACACGGACACATTCGACCATACTGGCGTGGGCGGGTCCAGCGCGACGGACCGCATTGAAGCGGCCGGCTATGAGCTGGAGGGCAGTTGGCAGACAGCTGAAAACATTGGCTGGCAAAGTGAACGTGGCGCGGAAGGTATTGCCGACGATGTGGCTGATATCCACCAAAGCTTGATGAACAGCCCCGGCCACCGCGCCAATATCCTGGACCCCAACCTGGAAGACATCGGGATCGGCGTCGAGACCGGTGATTTCGAAGGCTTCGATGGCGTCATGATCACTCAGAACTTTGGCAGCACCGATGCGATCAGTGACGTGCCAGAGCAAGAGACCGCGCCGATTGTGGTGTCAGGCACCCCAGCGCCCGTCGTCGAACCGACACCAACCGCGGAAGAAGTAGTTGTGGCAGAAGCTCCCGTTGTGGTCGCAGGCAACGGGCCAATTGTCACCACCGGGACGACGTCCAGCAACGCGACGGTCACGGCAACATCAGGACCGGAAGGGCCAAGCGTGGAAGTCGGCGGTGAAGGTAACTTTGCCGCAGACGGTACGGCGACAAGCGGAGGTGAAACGGTGACCGACAGCGCGAGCGGTGGGTCGCTGGCAAATCCGGCGCCGGATGACAACACCACACCGATGGCACCAACCGGTGATCTGGCAACCATGTTTGACGACGTCTTTGATACGTTCGACTTTAGCAACCTGTTCGCAGCGGATGATGGGGCAGATGATGTGAACATGGTCACGGCCTTTGAAGGCACAATCGCCACACCTGAAGGCACAGTTACGACGAGTGACCCCGCCGAGTTCGACGCAATGTTCATGGATATGGCCGCCCTGTCGGCCTTATCCTGCACCGACCACATGGAATTTGGCTAA
- a CDS encoding acetyl/propionyl/methylcrotonyl-CoA carboxylase subunit alpha has translation MFKKILIANRGEIACRVIDTARALGVRSVAVYSDADADARHVEMADEAVHIGGPAPKDSYLRGDAIIAAALEKNAEAIHPGYGFLSENPEFVEAVEAAGLTFIGPSASAIRAMGLKDAAKALMEEAGVPVVPGYHGASQDGLADRAAEVGYPVLIKAVAGGGGKGMRRVDQAQDFEEALASAQGEAGTAFGNDAVLIEKFVATPRHIEVQVFGDGTRAVHLFERDCSLQRRHQKVIEEAPAPGMTPEMRAAMGQAAVRAAEAIGYKGAGTVEFIVDATDGLRADRFYFMEMNTRLQVEHPVTEAITGVDLVEWQLRVAAGEPLPMGQDDLAIDGHAFEARLYAEDVPKGFLPATGTLAHLAFPEGARADTGVRPGDEISPWYDPMIAKLIVHGPTREIALAKLDQALSETQVAGSVTNLAFLRALARHTGFGRGEVDTGLIDREVEVLSRAPVPCTRCRAVAAVGSMALTGEDAQGFSLWAPLEQSVHLAHCDEVEVLKVSVTGPGRAVVVREDGRHEVAFGGGGWAVDGMAVGAEVVSHAAGLSVFWGNNYHFTLPDTLDVATGPGASAGRIEAPMPGLVKAVFVEAGAQVQAGDRLAILEAMKMEHVLAAGRDGRVAEVLVAAGAQVDAGATLIVLEDEA, from the coding sequence ATGTTTAAGAAAATCCTGATTGCGAACCGGGGCGAAATTGCCTGCCGGGTGATCGACACTGCCCGCGCCTTGGGGGTGCGGAGTGTGGCCGTGTACTCTGACGCAGACGCGGACGCGCGGCATGTGGAGATGGCGGATGAGGCGGTTCATATCGGCGGGCCCGCGCCCAAGGACAGCTACCTGCGGGGCGATGCGATCATCGCGGCGGCACTGGAAAAGAACGCCGAAGCGATCCATCCGGGCTATGGGTTCCTGTCGGAGAACCCGGAGTTTGTGGAGGCTGTGGAGGCGGCGGGGCTCACCTTCATCGGCCCCTCGGCCAGCGCGATCCGGGCGATGGGCCTGAAGGATGCGGCGAAGGCGTTGATGGAGGAGGCGGGTGTCCCCGTGGTCCCCGGCTACCATGGCGCATCGCAGGACGGGTTGGCGGACCGCGCGGCGGAGGTGGGCTACCCGGTATTGATCAAGGCGGTGGCGGGCGGCGGCGGCAAAGGCATGCGCCGCGTGGACCAGGCACAGGATTTTGAAGAAGCGCTGGCGAGCGCGCAGGGGGAGGCCGGGACGGCCTTCGGCAACGATGCGGTGCTGATCGAGAAGTTTGTCGCCACGCCGCGCCATATCGAGGTGCAGGTCTTTGGCGATGGCACGCGGGCGGTGCATCTGTTCGAGCGGGACTGTTCCTTGCAACGCCGCCACCAGAAGGTCATCGAGGAGGCGCCCGCCCCGGGCATGACGCCCGAGATGCGCGCGGCCATGGGGCAGGCGGCCGTGCGGGCGGCGGAGGCGATCGGCTACAAAGGTGCGGGTACGGTTGAGTTCATCGTCGATGCCACCGACGGGCTGCGCGCGGACCGGTTTTATTTCATGGAGATGAACACGCGGTTGCAGGTGGAACACCCTGTGACGGAGGCGATCACCGGCGTCGATCTGGTGGAATGGCAGCTGCGCGTTGCCGCCGGAGAGCCCTTGCCAATGGGACAGGACGATCTGGCGATTGACGGCCATGCCTTCGAGGCGCGGCTTTACGCGGAGGACGTGCCCAAGGGATTCCTGCCCGCCACGGGCACGCTGGCGCATCTGGCATTCCCCGAGGGCGCGCGCGCGGATACCGGCGTGCGTCCCGGCGATGAGATCAGCCCTTGGTATGACCCGATGATTGCCAAGCTGATCGTCCATGGGCCGACGCGGGAGATTGCGCTGGCAAAGCTGGATCAGGCCTTGTCGGAGACGCAGGTGGCGGGGTCGGTGACGAACTTGGCGTTCCTGCGGGCCCTGGCGCGACACACGGGGTTTGGGCGCGGAGAGGTCGATACCGGGCTGATCGACCGCGAGGTTGAGGTACTGTCGCGTGCGCCGGTGCCCTGCACGCGGTGCCGGGCGGTGGCGGCCGTCGGCTCCATGGCGTTAACCGGAGAGGACGCGCAGGGGTTCAGCCTTTGGGCACCGCTGGAGCAATCGGTGCATTTGGCCCATTGCGACGAGGTGGAGGTCTTGAAAGTGTCCGTCACCGGGCCGGGGCGCGCTGTCGTTGTGCGCGAGGATGGCCGTCACGAGGTGGCATTTGGCGGTGGCGGATGGGCCGTCGATGGCATGGCCGTGGGGGCAGAGGTCGTGAGCCACGCGGCGGGCCTGTCGGTCTTCTGGGGCAACAATTACCATTTCACGCTGCCCGATACGTTAGATGTGGCGACGGGGCCCGGGGCCTCAGCAGGCCGGATTGAAGCCCCCATGCCGGGCCTTGTGAAGGCCGTTTTCGTGGAGGCGGGCGCGCAGGTCCAGGCCGGCGACAGGTTGGCAATCCTTGAGGCGATGAAGATGGAGCATGTTCTGGCCGCCGGGCGCGACGGGCGTGTGGCGGAGGTTCTGGTCGCCGCGGGCGCGCAGGTCGACGCGGGCGCGACGCTGATCGTCCTGGAGGACGAGGCGTGA
- a CDS encoding helix-turn-helix transcriptional regulator, whose translation MTSVDAIMEQIRTAPSRRALWQIMLDFMHDEGVVMGSYHFVDADAASVRVAADGFPEEWICEYLNRKLALIDPIPALAARMSRPFYWHEIQDLIPPSAQTDAYLDRLRASGLGDGLAFYVFGPGLRNAYVGLGFGRPVVDLPPEQIFRLQCVAQAGHLRVCELSDQAPKEAALSPREKQVLDWIAKGKSNSVIAEILAMSPHTVDAHVRSIYRKLDVTDRTSAALRGVGSGVLQYPGIDTATS comes from the coding sequence TTGACCTCGGTAGACGCCATCATGGAACAGATCCGCACAGCCCCGTCGCGCCGGGCGCTGTGGCAAATCATGCTGGACTTCATGCATGACGAAGGGGTTGTGATGGGCAGCTATCATTTCGTTGATGCCGATGCCGCCTCCGTCAGGGTTGCCGCCGATGGCTTTCCTGAGGAGTGGATCTGCGAATACCTGAACCGCAAGCTGGCGCTGATTGATCCGATCCCCGCCCTCGCGGCCCGCATGTCGAGGCCGTTCTACTGGCACGAAATCCAGGATCTGATCCCTCCCTCGGCGCAGACCGATGCCTATCTGGACCGGCTGCGCGCATCAGGCCTGGGCGACGGGCTGGCGTTTTATGTGTTCGGTCCCGGCCTGCGCAACGCTTACGTGGGCCTCGGGTTTGGCCGACCTGTCGTCGATCTTCCCCCGGAGCAGATCTTTCGCCTGCAATGCGTGGCCCAGGCCGGGCATCTGCGGGTCTGCGAGTTGAGCGATCAGGCCCCGAAAGAGGCGGCGCTGTCGCCGCGGGAAAAGCAGGTCCTGGACTGGATCGCAAAGGGCAAGAGCAATTCGGTCATCGCCGAGATCCTGGCCATGTCCCCGCACACCGTCGATGCCCATGTCCGCAGCATCTACCGCAAACTGGACGTGACCGACCGCACCAGCGCGGCCCTGCGCGGCGTGGGGTCCGGCGTGCTGCAATATCCCGGGATCGACACCGCCACGTCGTGA
- the tnpB gene encoding IS66 family insertion sequence element accessory protein TnpB, with protein MTVVSCAKRGDRITVPPLDGSGLVMWCNRLESDSFAWPKITDRLSRSKSHSPRIKKILAHIFPAFRPIAAGCEIHIVRDLNSVAGRS; from the coding sequence GTGACTGTCGTCTCGTGCGCAAAGCGTGGGGATCGGATCACAGTGCCGCCGCTGGACGGCTCAGGATTAGTAATGTGGTGTAACAGGCTGGAGAGCGACAGCTTTGCATGGCCCAAAATCACGGACAGGTTGAGCCGTTCAAAATCGCACTCACCACGGATCAAGAAGATTCTGGCGCATATTTTTCCGGCATTCCGGCCAATCGCCGCCGGGTGTGAGATCCACATCGTTCGTGATTTGAATAGCGTCGCAGGGCGATCCTAG